One part of the Bacillota bacterium genome encodes these proteins:
- a CDS encoding 4Fe-4S binding protein, translated as MSKPVVITVDGKEITVPEGEILLWAALDQGIYIPHLCGIREAERPAASCRLCFVEIEGIPNPVTACTQPVQEGMVVRTRTPRVDRLVRTAFELLLSNHCLGCAKCPKNRNCELQKIAKERGLKLKLTRLRPLLKEVPRDESPDAFIYDPNRCVLCGRCVWVDHHQVKVGAIGFIRRGMERKVATFGDLKFAESRCTQCGECVKVCPVGALSFKKKEQEYASK; from the coding sequence ATGAGCAAACCAGTGGTAATAACCGTTGATGGAAAGGAAATTACAGTCCCTGAAGGGGAGATCTTGCTGTGGGCGGCTCTGGATCAGGGAATATACATCCCCCATTTATGCGGGATCAGGGAAGCAGAGCGGCCTGCTGCGAGCTGCCGGCTCTGTTTTGTCGAGATTGAGGGTATTCCCAATCCGGTTACCGCATGCACGCAGCCGGTTCAGGAGGGGATGGTTGTTCGAACGCGCACTCCCCGGGTCGACAGGCTGGTCCGGACGGCATTTGAACTGCTCCTTTCGAATCATTGCCTGGGATGCGCCAAATGCCCGAAAAACCGCAATTGTGAATTGCAAAAAATTGCTAAAGAGCGGGGTCTGAAACTTAAGCTCACCCGGTTAAGACCGCTTCTCAAGGAGGTCCCCAGAGACGAGAGCCCGGATGCTTTTATTTACGATCCCAACAGGTGCGTGCTTTGCGGCCGGTGCGTTTGGGTGGATCACCATCAGGTCAAGGTTGGAGCAATTGGTTTTATCCGGCGGGGGATGGAGCGAAAGGTGGCAACTTTCGGGGATCTCAAATTTGCCGAATCCCGTTGCACCCAGTGCGGTGAATGCGTAAAGGTCTGCCCGGTGGGGGCCCTCAGCTTTAAGAAAAAGGAGCAAGAATATGCGAGTAAATAA
- the surE gene encoding 5'/3'-nucleotidase SurE, protein MRILLTNDDSIYAEGLAVLWAALKEIAEVAVIAPDRERSASGHGITVDQPLRAERVNLFDGSAWAVNGTPADCVKLGVNCLLKDKPDLVIAGINRGPNLGIDVLYSGTVSGALEGIILGIPALAVSVTDYVNPNYEDAASFIKRLVPMVLKTEICTDTLLNINVPSLPADKIRGVKITKLGARKYLNSFEVRTDPRGRAYYWLGGDVVDLDEDPNSDVAAVKQKMISITPIHIDLTNYRALKLLQELFLEFTGEQPCSS, encoded by the coding sequence ATGAGGATTTTATTAACGAATGACGACAGCATCTACGCCGAAGGGTTGGCCGTACTCTGGGCTGCCCTGAAGGAGATTGCCGAGGTTGCCGTGATCGCCCCCGACCGCGAAAGGAGCGCATCGGGCCACGGGATTACCGTTGATCAACCTCTCCGGGCCGAGCGGGTTAACCTTTTTGATGGTTCTGCCTGGGCGGTTAACGGCACCCCCGCAGACTGCGTTAAGCTTGGTGTAAATTGCCTCTTAAAAGACAAACCCGATCTGGTTATTGCCGGAATCAACCGGGGGCCGAATCTGGGAATCGATGTTTTATATTCTGGAACTGTATCGGGCGCCCTGGAGGGGATTATTTTAGGAATTCCAGCGCTTGCGGTTTCGGTTACCGACTACGTGAACCCCAATTACGAGGATGCTGCTTCTTTTATCAAGAGGCTGGTTCCCATGGTTTTAAAGACCGAAATTTGCACCGACACCCTCCTCAACATCAACGTTCCTTCCCTGCCTGCAGATAAAATTCGCGGCGTTAAAATAACGAAATTGGGGGCAAGGAAATACCTTAATTCCTTTGAGGTTAGAACTGATCCCCGGGGCCGGGCTTATTACTGGTTGGGCGGAGATGTGGTAGACCTGGATGAAGATCCGAATTCCGATGTTGCGGCAGTTAAGCAAAAGATGATTTCCATTACGCCAATTCATATTGATTTAACCAATTACCGGGCTCTCAAGTTGTTGCAGGAGTTGTTTTTAGAGTTTACGGGTGAGCAGCCGTGTTCTTCTTAA
- the fusA gene encoding elongation factor G, translating to MKVYETSRLRNLAVIGHGGSGKTSLVEAMLFNAGHVTRLGKVDEGTATTDFFPEEIKRKISVNTATAPCEWKECKINLLDTPGYSDFFGEVKGALRIVESVLVVLCAVSGVEVQTEIGWKEADRSNLLKVAFINKMDRENANFERVLQQMKEILGGNIVPVQLPIGSEAEFSGVVDLLKMKAYYYSPKEGTYREQAIPDDLVEKAEAARETLMEAVAEADDELLVKYLDGEPLTDEEIFAGLRKSFKTNSIIPVLCGSAINNIGVRHLLDFLVDVVPSPADLAGEDRVLDQEPLSALVFKTMADPYVGKLSFFRVFTGVLKSDSIVFNANKEKEEKVGQLFVMRGKQQESIPEVRAGDIAAVAKLQETSTGDTLCRKDKVVVLPGIDFPEPALSVAIEPKSKGDEDKLSSALGRLLEEDPTLRLTKNLETKETILTGMGETHLDIVLERLQQKFGVEINSRPPRVPYRETIRATVQQEGKYKKQTGGRGQYGHVFLTLEPLPDQDFVFEEKIFGGAVPKQYIPAVEKGVREALNEGVLAGYPVTGVKVTLYDGSFHPVDSSEMAFKIAASMAFKKGAEKANPVLLEPIMNVEVTVPEQFMGDIIGDLNGKRGRILGMEPKGEGMQLIRAQVPLAELSDYAIALKSITQGRGSFKMDFAQYEEVPARLAEEIIAKRRAELEKEKEK from the coding sequence TTGAAAGTTTATGAAACATCTCGTTTGCGCAATTTAGCCGTAATAGGACACGGGGGCTCGGGAAAAACATCTCTTGTGGAAGCCATGCTTTTTAACGCGGGTCATGTAACCCGCCTTGGGAAAGTTGATGAAGGCACGGCCACAACCGATTTTTTTCCTGAAGAGATTAAGCGAAAAATCTCTGTAAATACAGCTACTGCACCCTGTGAATGGAAAGAATGCAAAATTAACCTGCTGGACACCCCAGGCTACTCCGACTTTTTCGGCGAAGTAAAAGGGGCTTTGCGAATCGTCGAAAGCGTTTTAGTAGTGCTCTGCGCCGTCTCGGGGGTTGAAGTTCAGACGGAGATCGGCTGGAAGGAAGCAGACCGGTCGAACCTCCTCAAGGTCGCATTCATTAATAAAATGGACCGGGAGAATGCAAATTTCGAGCGCGTCCTGCAGCAGATGAAGGAGATTTTGGGGGGGAACATTGTTCCTGTTCAGCTTCCAATCGGGTCTGAAGCAGAATTTTCAGGTGTCGTCGATCTCTTAAAAATGAAGGCTTATTATTACAGCCCCAAAGAGGGTACTTACCGGGAGCAGGCGATTCCCGATGATCTGGTCGAGAAGGCCGAGGCTGCCCGGGAGACGTTAATGGAGGCGGTTGCCGAAGCTGACGACGAGCTTCTGGTGAAGTATCTGGATGGAGAACCCCTGACCGATGAGGAGATTTTTGCGGGACTCCGGAAAAGCTTTAAAACAAATAGCATTATTCCTGTACTGTGCGGCTCTGCCATTAACAATATCGGCGTCAGACATCTTCTTGATTTTCTTGTGGATGTTGTGCCTTCCCCCGCAGATCTTGCCGGGGAAGACAGGGTTTTGGACCAGGAGCCTTTGTCCGCTCTTGTTTTCAAGACTATGGCAGACCCCTATGTTGGCAAGTTAAGTTTCTTCCGCGTATTTACCGGGGTTTTGAAGTCCGACAGTATCGTTTTTAATGCCAATAAAGAAAAAGAAGAAAAAGTCGGACAGCTTTTTGTCATGCGCGGGAAGCAACAGGAATCCATTCCCGAGGTCAGAGCAGGAGATATTGCTGCGGTCGCGAAATTGCAGGAAACATCAACGGGGGATACTCTTTGCCGGAAGGACAAAGTCGTTGTTTTACCCGGCATAGATTTTCCTGAACCTGCTCTTTCAGTTGCAATTGAGCCGAAGAGCAAAGGGGACGAGGACAAGCTGAGCAGTGCCCTCGGAAGACTGCTCGAAGAGGATCCAACCCTCCGCCTCACAAAGAATCTCGAAACAAAAGAAACCATCCTGACCGGAATGGGAGAAACCCATTTGGATATTGTACTCGAGCGGCTCCAGCAGAAGTTTGGAGTGGAAATAAACTCCAGGCCGCCGCGTGTGCCTTACCGGGAAACAATCCGGGCCACAGTTCAGCAGGAAGGAAAATATAAGAAGCAAACCGGCGGCCGGGGCCAGTACGGGCATGTCTTTTTAACCTTAGAACCGCTTCCCGATCAAGACTTTGTCTTTGAAGAGAAAATTTTTGGGGGAGCCGTTCCGAAACAGTACATTCCCGCAGTGGAAAAAGGGGTGCGGGAAGCTTTAAACGAGGGTGTTCTCGCGGGTTATCCGGTAACAGGCGTTAAGGTTACTCTTTACGACGGTTCTTTCCACCCTGTTGACTCTTCGGAAATGGCTTTTAAAATTGCGGCTTCGATGGCTTTCAAAAAGGGTGCGGAAAAGGCAAATCCGGTTCTTTTAGAGCCGATTATGAATGTTGAAGTTACGGTCCCCGAGCAGTTTATGGGGGATATTATTGGAGATCTCAACGGCAAGCGTGGTCGTATTTTGGGCATGGAGCCCAAAGGTGAGGGGATGCAGCTGATCCGCGCTCAGGTTCCTTTGGCCGAACTTTCAGATTATGCCATTGCTTTAAAATCCATTACCCAGGGGCGCGGCTCCTTTAAGATGGACTTTGCCCAGTATGAAGAAGTACCTGCCCGGCTTGCAGAAGAGATTATTGCGAAGCGTCGAGCCGAGCTGGAGAAAGAAAAGGAAAAATAA
- a CDS encoding NADH-quinone oxidoreductase subunit NuoF → MKTAGPAIVETYQQLKREARKKFEALKEKPLVLVGTATCGRAAGALNVLAAFREEISRNQLDAGVREVGCMGHCYAEPMVIIYKPGFPPLCYGPVDEGTAGRLVVDFLINDDPCFEFAIAALEPNDFFPTFSDYPRGIYENKIILANCGLIDPEDIDHYLAHEGYEALAKVLTMDPAAVVAEIKSSKLRGRGGAGFPTGIKWETCRNTSGTPKYVICNADEGDPGAFMDRALLESNPHQVLEGLIIAAYAVGASQGYIYVRAEYPLAVTRVKTALEQARERGLLGESILGSDFSFDIKIFQGSGAFVCGEETALIASIEGSPGIPNHRPPFPATSGLRGKPTVINNVKTLSYVPHIIRKGAEWFRSIGTENSPGTAVFALAGKVNNTGLAEVPMGTTLRQLLYDVGNGIKNDKRFKAVQIGGPSGGCLPESALDIPIDFDSLQQAGAMMGSGGLVVLDEDDCMVEIARFFLDFTQKESCGKCTFCRLGTKQMLDILTEITRGRGRPEDIDLLWELAEDIKAGSLCGLGKTAPNPVLTTIRYFRDEYEAHIQEGRCPALMCKELITYYIVPEKCSKLCNVCIGSCPVEAIYTRPDMLKAIYLDKCVKCNSCMVACPPQYQAVIKISPPIVEDKGDQAHEQTSGNNR, encoded by the coding sequence ATGAAGACTGCCGGACCTGCAATAGTTGAGACCTACCAACAGTTAAAAAGGGAAGCCCGGAAAAAATTTGAAGCCTTGAAGGAAAAGCCGCTGGTGCTGGTGGGGACGGCAACCTGCGGGAGGGCTGCCGGCGCACTTAATGTTCTGGCTGCTTTTCGGGAGGAAATTAGCCGGAACCAGCTTGATGCCGGGGTTAGAGAAGTAGGTTGCATGGGGCACTGCTACGCAGAACCGATGGTTATAATTTACAAGCCGGGCTTTCCCCCGCTTTGCTACGGCCCGGTTGATGAGGGAACGGCGGGCCGTTTGGTTGTGGATTTTCTCATCAATGACGATCCCTGTTTTGAATTTGCGATTGCGGCCCTTGAACCAAATGACTTTTTCCCGACCTTTTCTGATTACCCGCGCGGGATCTACGAAAACAAAATCATTTTGGCAAACTGCGGCCTGATTGATCCGGAAGACATTGACCATTATCTTGCTCACGAAGGTTATGAGGCTCTGGCAAAGGTCTTAACCATGGATCCTGCTGCCGTCGTCGCCGAGATTAAAAGCTCCAAATTACGAGGACGGGGGGGAGCGGGCTTCCCGACAGGAATTAAGTGGGAAACATGCAGAAACACCTCCGGCACCCCTAAATATGTGATCTGCAATGCTGATGAAGGGGATCCCGGCGCCTTTATGGATCGCGCTCTTCTGGAGTCTAATCCCCATCAGGTTTTAGAGGGGCTGATCATTGCCGCATATGCTGTAGGAGCCTCGCAGGGCTACATTTACGTCCGGGCGGAATATCCCCTGGCGGTGACGCGCGTGAAAACCGCGCTCGAGCAGGCGCGGGAAAGAGGACTGCTGGGAGAGTCGATTCTGGGAAGTGATTTCAGTTTCGATATAAAAATTTTTCAGGGTTCAGGTGCTTTTGTCTGCGGGGAAGAAACTGCACTGATTGCTTCGATTGAAGGAAGCCCCGGCATTCCCAATCACCGCCCTCCCTTCCCGGCAACTTCCGGCTTGCGGGGAAAGCCTACGGTGATTAATAACGTGAAGACCCTCTCCTATGTACCGCATATTATTCGGAAAGGTGCGGAATGGTTCAGGAGCATCGGCACCGAGAATAGCCCTGGGACAGCGGTTTTCGCCCTAGCCGGAAAGGTCAACAATACCGGTTTGGCAGAAGTGCCGATGGGTACCACGTTAAGGCAGCTGCTCTACGATGTAGGAAACGGAATCAAAAATGATAAAAGGTTCAAAGCGGTTCAGATTGGCGGTCCTTCGGGCGGTTGTTTGCCGGAAAGTGCTCTGGATATTCCGATTGATTTCGATTCTTTGCAGCAGGCAGGAGCAATGATGGGTTCGGGGGGGCTGGTTGTTTTAGATGAAGATGACTGCATGGTTGAGATAGCCCGGTTTTTCCTGGATTTTACCCAAAAAGAGTCCTGCGGCAAGTGTACATTTTGTCGTCTGGGAACGAAGCAGATGCTGGATATCCTCACGGAGATTACACGAGGTCGGGGAAGACCTGAGGATATCGACCTCCTCTGGGAGTTGGCCGAAGATATTAAAGCCGGCTCGTTATGCGGCCTGGGCAAGACCGCTCCGAATCCTGTCTTAACTACGATCCGTTATTTCCGCGACGAATACGAGGCTCATATTCAGGAAGGGCGCTGCCCCGCCTTGATGTGCAAAGAGCTGATCACTTATTATATTGTGCCCGAAAAATGCAGTAAACTCTGCAATGTTTGTATTGGGAGTTGTCCCGTCGAGGCTATCTACACCAGGCCGGATATGCTGAAGGCCATTTACCTGGATAAATGCGTGAAATGCAACAGTTGTATGGTGGCCTGCCCGCCTCAGTACCAGGCTGTTATCAAAATATCTCCACCTATTGTGGAGGATAAAGGAGATCAAGCTCATGAGCAAACCAGTGGTAATAACCGTTGA
- the folE gene encoding GTP cyclohydrolase I FolE — protein sequence MDREKIIQGVRLLLEGIGEDPDREGLRGTPERVARMYEEIFCGLQYDPKEELNVFFSENHDEMVLVKDIPLYSICEHHFLPFYGKAHVAYVPRQGRITGLSKLARVVEGFAKRPQLQERMTSQIADTIMEALNPLGVMVVVEAEHMCMTMRGIKKAGSKTLTSAVRGIFKSNEATRAEAFSLIKGKLE from the coding sequence ATGGATCGCGAAAAGATTATTCAGGGGGTGCGTCTCCTTTTAGAAGGAATTGGTGAGGACCCTGATCGGGAAGGGTTACGGGGAACCCCGGAAAGGGTTGCCCGGATGTACGAGGAAATTTTTTGCGGGCTGCAGTACGATCCAAAAGAAGAGTTAAATGTCTTTTTTTCTGAAAATCACGACGAAATGGTTTTGGTTAAAGATATTCCGTTGTATTCAATTTGCGAACACCATTTTCTTCCTTTTTATGGAAAGGCTCATGTTGCCTATGTCCCACGCCAGGGAAGAATCACCGGCTTGAGTAAACTGGCACGGGTGGTGGAGGGTTTTGCCAAAAGACCCCAGCTTCAGGAAAGAATGACATCTCAGATTGCGGATACAATCATGGAGGCATTGAACCCCCTGGGGGTAATGGTGGTCGTGGAAGCAGAACACATGTGTATGACAATGCGGGGAATAAAAAAAGCCGGTTCAAAGACGCTGACATCGGCAGTGCGGGGCATTTTCAAATCCAACGAAGCAACGCGAGCCGAAGCCTTTTCTTTAATTAAGGGTAAGTTGGAGTAA
- a CDS encoding small, acid-soluble spore protein, alpha/beta type: MGRRNQGLMSEALKWELAKEMGVADIVQREGWGGVPSRYCGGLVRLAIERAERSLQTENRFRS, encoded by the coding sequence ATGGGGCGTAGAAATCAAGGTTTAATGTCTGAAGCACTTAAGTGGGAGCTGGCTAAAGAGATGGGGGTAGCCGATATCGTCCAGCGCGAAGGCTGGGGAGGCGTCCCATCTCGCTACTGCGGCGGGCTTGTACGCCTTGCCATTGAAAGAGCCGAACGAAGTCTCCAGACAGAGAACCGGTTCCGCTCTTAA
- a CDS encoding MoxR family ATPase has protein sequence MELTLEELRERFTRAGYIINEDALNTVYLALRLEKPLLVCGPAGVGKTELAKVLSSILGAKLIRLQCHEGLDESKALYDWNFQRQLVKIHLAARHETIREEDLFSLPNILQRPLLQAITSEEPVVLLIDEIDRADPDFEAFLLEVLSDFQISIPEIGTITANRKPIVVITNNGEREISEALRRRCIFLYIDFPTIEQEASIIRVHASEILEELEEEISLGVNRLLQPGSHPGPQAASTLDWARALLLLNADRLRREYVEKTLDLLAKKKENIEAYQEFLKSQA, from the coding sequence ATGGAGCTGACACTGGAAGAACTGCGGGAGAGATTTACCCGCGCGGGATATATTATCAATGAGGATGCCTTAAACACTGTTTACCTTGCCTTGAGACTGGAGAAGCCGCTGCTGGTCTGCGGTCCCGCCGGGGTCGGAAAAACCGAACTGGCGAAGGTTTTGAGCAGCATATTAGGTGCGAAATTGATCAGGCTTCAGTGTCACGAAGGTCTGGATGAAAGCAAGGCCCTTTATGATTGGAATTTCCAGCGGCAGCTGGTGAAAATTCACCTTGCCGCCAGGCACGAAACGATTCGTGAGGAAGACCTTTTTTCCCTTCCCAATATTCTCCAGCGCCCCCTTTTGCAGGCGATTACTTCGGAGGAGCCGGTTGTCCTCTTAATCGATGAAATTGATCGGGCGGATCCTGACTTTGAGGCATTCCTGCTGGAGGTTCTCTCAGATTTTCAGATATCAATTCCCGAAATAGGCACTATAACGGCAAACCGGAAGCCCATCGTGGTGATTACAAACAACGGGGAGCGGGAGATTTCCGAGGCCCTCCGGAGGCGCTGCATCTTTTTATACATTGACTTCCCCACCATTGAACAGGAGGCTTCAATAATCAGGGTTCACGCTTCTGAAATCCTGGAAGAGTTGGAGGAGGAAATCTCTCTTGGCGTCAACCGGTTGCTCCAGCCGGGCTCCCACCCGGGCCCCCAGGCGGCTTCCACTCTGGACTGGGCGCGGGCTTTGCTTTTGTTAAATGCGGACCGCCTCCGGAGGGAGTACGTAGAAAAAACTCTGGATTTGCTGGCAAAAAAGAAAGAGAACATTGAAGCCTATCAGGAGTTTTTGAAATCTCAAGCTTGA
- a CDS encoding type II toxin-antitoxin system HicB family antitoxin, with the protein MKRYLVVIEKTDSNYSAYLPDVPGCAATGRAVEKVKTNIGEALKMHLEGLAEDGLPIPEPKVEGDYIRPG; encoded by the coding sequence TTGAAGCGGTATCTTGTGGTGATTGAGAAGACCGACAGCAATTATTCGGCCTACCTTCCCGACGTGCCGGGGTGTGCGGCCACCGGGAGGGCAGTCGAGAAGGTCAAGACAAACATCGGAGAGGCCCTGAAGATGCATCTGGAGGGCCTTGCCGAGGACGGCCTGCCCATCCCGGAGCCGAAGGTGGAGGGTGACTACATCAGGCCTGGGTAG
- the nuoE gene encoding NADH-quinone oxidoreductase subunit NuoE — protein MELQPGELEMIRNEVEAVLQRYGVERENLIPILQEVQNRLGYLPKEAMQQIAENMKIPEIDVYGVGTFYNQFRLNPPGKHQIKVCMGTACHMMGGHIILDSFERRLNIKEGETTPDREFSLERVACVGCCALAPVVVVDEKVESKVSPIRVDGILLTFEIEKQKSGEEKGQEEEGSGQ, from the coding sequence ATGGAACTTCAACCGGGAGAATTGGAGATGATCCGGAACGAGGTGGAAGCGGTTCTTCAGAGGTACGGGGTGGAGCGCGAGAATTTGATTCCAATTCTCCAGGAGGTTCAGAACAGATTGGGTTATCTTCCCAAAGAGGCGATGCAGCAGATCGCGGAGAACATGAAAATTCCGGAAATCGACGTTTACGGGGTCGGAACCTTTTACAACCAGTTCCGTTTAAACCCGCCCGGAAAACATCAGATCAAAGTATGCATGGGTACAGCCTGCCACATGATGGGGGGGCATATTATCCTTGACTCTTTTGAACGGCGCCTGAACATCAAAGAGGGTGAAACAACTCCAGACCGGGAATTCAGTTTAGAGCGAGTTGCTTGTGTAGGATGCTGTGCCCTCGCTCCCGTTGTTGTAGTTGATGAAAAGGTTGAAAGTAAAGTTTCGCCGATCAGAGTAGATGGGATCTTGCTGACTTTTGAAATAGAGAAGCAGAAGAGCGGGGAAGAAAAAGGCCAGGAGGAAGAAGGTAGTGGGCAATGA
- the dinB gene encoding DNA polymerase IV translates to MERAILLADMNSFFASVHQALNSGLQGKPVIVAGDPEKRHGIVLSASYEAKRKGVKTGMTVWEARRLCPKGFFIKPQYYLYTYFSGHILRIMQDFTPLVEPFSIDEAFLDVTGCRKLFSSPVAIAQQLKKRIQQELKITCSIGIGPNKLLAKMAADLEKPDGLTVIRHQDVPLLLWPLPVRKLFGVGPRYEQHLRKLNIHTIGDLAKFPVDVLKRKFGLTGEILWLNANGIDSSPVDPNSFNQAKSIGQQITLPRDYRGDEIKVVLLELADLVSYRARTGGYLGKTVILSLKDPNFSWISRMQTLKEYTNLPSDIYRVALALLKRHWFPTWPVRLAGITLTNLIPQKIEQPDLFGEQEKLKRIAKACDLVRSRFGKKTLFRAVSLTGGCLQYLRSEN, encoded by the coding sequence ATGGAAAGGGCAATCCTGCTCGCCGATATGAACTCTTTTTTTGCCAGCGTCCACCAGGCTTTAAACTCTGGCCTGCAGGGTAAACCTGTGATTGTTGCAGGGGACCCGGAAAAACGCCATGGCATCGTTTTGTCGGCCAGCTACGAAGCCAAAAGAAAGGGCGTAAAAACAGGAATGACGGTATGGGAAGCGCGCCGCCTGTGCCCAAAGGGATTTTTTATCAAACCCCAATATTATCTCTACACGTATTTTTCCGGCCACATCTTACGGATCATGCAAGACTTTACCCCCCTTGTCGAACCGTTCTCGATTGACGAGGCCTTCCTGGATGTTACCGGCTGCCGGAAACTCTTCAGCTCGCCGGTGGCAATTGCCCAGCAACTAAAAAAACGGATCCAACAAGAATTAAAGATAACCTGCAGCATCGGAATCGGACCAAACAAGCTGTTAGCCAAGATGGCTGCGGACCTGGAAAAACCGGATGGGTTAACGGTAATTCGCCACCAGGATGTTCCCCTTCTCCTCTGGCCCCTCCCCGTCCGGAAGCTCTTCGGGGTGGGTCCCCGCTACGAACAGCACCTGCGAAAACTCAACATCCATACGATCGGTGACCTGGCAAAATTCCCTGTTGACGTTCTCAAGCGAAAGTTTGGGTTAACCGGAGAAATTTTATGGTTAAACGCAAACGGGATAGATTCGAGCCCCGTTGACCCCAATAGCTTCAACCAGGCAAAAAGCATCGGCCAGCAGATTACCCTTCCCCGCGACTACCGGGGGGATGAAATTAAGGTGGTTCTTCTGGAGCTGGCCGATCTGGTAAGCTACCGCGCCAGAACCGGAGGATATCTGGGAAAGACCGTAATTTTATCTCTGAAAGATCCCAACTTTTCCTGGATCTCCCGGATGCAAACGCTAAAGGAGTATACCAACCTTCCTTCAGATATTTACCGGGTAGCCCTGGCCTTGCTAAAAAGACATTGGTTCCCAACATGGCCTGTGCGTCTTGCGGGAATAACCCTCACCAACCTTATCCCCCAAAAGATCGAACAACCGGATTTGTTCGGGGAACAGGAAAAACTCAAAAGGATTGCAAAAGCATGCGACCTTGTGCGAAGCAGGTTTGGGAAAAAAACTCTCTTCCGCGCTGTTTCTCTAACAGGGGGATGCCTTCAATACCTGCGAAGCGAAAACTAA
- a CDS encoding RtcB family protein, whose amino-acid sequence MELVPLGKNRYKLPRQGRMRVEGIVYVNQNLYEHLFKDDSLKQLAQAASLPGVVRSVFGMPDIHQGFGLPIGGVMATAFPEGVISAGAVGMDINCGVRLLRTNLSSEQICRDILYALIRKIEAYVPTGVGKKSRRGSFGKDFFEKVLQRGVPFLIKNGYGWPQDDQYIEENGCLPGAEIGAVSSEALKRGSEQLGTLGGGNHFIEIQVVDVIYEQRIASLFGLKEGQILAMIHTGSRGFGHQICTDYTKILYRAAKDYGIEVPERGLACAPINSPEGKAYYAAMACAVNFAFCNRQLITHDIRRAFQDIFGRTAQELEIKIIYDVAHNIAKFEEHREGKLLIHRKGATRALPPGHFANPRVYQETGHPVLVPGSMGTASYVLVGTPEAEEPFYSVNHGAGRLLSRTAAEKGISREEFKASMQGVVFDERAYHLLLDEAPAAYKNIDDVVETLAEINFVRKVARLRPLAVIKGKD is encoded by the coding sequence ATGGAGTTAGTTCCGCTCGGAAAAAACCGGTATAAGTTGCCCAGACAGGGCAGGATGCGGGTGGAGGGAATAGTTTATGTTAACCAAAACCTGTACGAGCATCTTTTTAAGGATGATTCTTTAAAACAGCTTGCCCAGGCTGCATCTTTGCCCGGTGTTGTAAGAAGCGTGTTTGGAATGCCTGATATCCATCAGGGGTTTGGGCTTCCGATCGGAGGCGTGATGGCAACCGCGTTTCCTGAAGGCGTGATTTCGGCAGGGGCAGTTGGAATGGATATCAATTGCGGTGTCCGCTTGCTCCGAACCAATTTATCGAGCGAGCAGATTTGCCGGGACATTCTGTACGCATTGATTCGAAAGATCGAGGCTTATGTTCCAACAGGTGTTGGAAAAAAGTCGCGGAGGGGAAGTTTCGGGAAAGATTTTTTCGAGAAGGTCCTGCAACGCGGGGTCCCGTTCCTGATCAAAAACGGCTACGGCTGGCCGCAAGATGACCAGTACATCGAAGAAAACGGGTGCCTTCCGGGGGCTGAAATCGGTGCAGTTAGCAGTGAGGCCCTGAAAAGAGGTTCAGAGCAGCTGGGGACGCTGGGAGGGGGAAACCACTTTATCGAAATCCAGGTGGTTGATGTGATTTATGAACAGCGAATTGCCTCTCTTTTTGGACTTAAGGAGGGCCAGATTCTCGCGATGATTCATACAGGGAGCAGAGGGTTTGGCCATCAGATATGCACGGATTACACAAAAATTTTATACCGGGCTGCAAAGGACTATGGGATTGAGGTTCCGGAGCGGGGGCTTGCGTGCGCTCCGATTAATTCTCCCGAGGGGAAAGCCTACTATGCGGCAATGGCCTGCGCCGTAAATTTTGCGTTTTGCAACAGACAGCTTATCACTCACGATATTCGCCGGGCTTTTCAGGATATTTTCGGGAGGACGGCACAGGAACTCGAAATAAAAATCATCTACGATGTTGCGCATAATATTGCAAAGTTTGAAGAGCACAGGGAGGGAAAATTGTTGATCCACCGGAAGGGAGCAACCAGGGCGCTTCCTCCGGGTCATTTTGCCAATCCCAGGGTTTATCAAGAAACAGGCCACCCCGTTCTGGTGCCCGGGAGCATGGGCACCGCATCCTATGTCCTTGTCGGTACGCCCGAGGCTGAAGAACCCTTTTACTCTGTCAATCATGGGGCAGGGCGCCTCCTTTCGCGGACCGCCGCGGAAAAAGGGATTTCCAGGGAAGAGTTTAAGGCGAGCATGCAGGGGGTGGTTTTCGATGAGCGGGCCTACCATTTGCTGCTTGATGAGGCGCCTGCTGCATACAAGAATATTGACGATGTGGTGGAAACTCTTGCCGAAATCAATTTCGTTCGGAAAGTGGCAAGGTTGCGCCCTCTGGCGGTAATTAAAGGAAAAGATTAG